The segment GAGCTTCCTCTATGCGAGCTCTTGCCTCTTCCTCCTCTAATGAGGGTAAGCCTTTGGCTTTACGCTCAACATTTTCTTTGTAGCGCTCAAGATCTTCGTCTGTCATCCTATCAAATGGATTTGGCGAGTATACAGACTGGTAAACTCCAACATTGTGTCTCTGATTACGATTAATGATACCTTTACTAGCTGCCCCAACCACAACAACATGTCCAGGTTCCAGAGACGGAGGGTTGGAAGGATCCAATCGAAGCAGTGTGCCTTTCGGACTGACAACCTTAGGTGATGCGATCCCTCCATCAGTCTCATCTGACTCATCTTCTAGGTCAATACCTTGCAAAATTCGAGATTTTGGTCCAGCAGATCTTACATCCTTGTAATATTTATCTTTCACCTAGGATAACATGAACAATTTGTAAACTTCAGGTTTCAAACAGATTAAATGATAAAGCAAAGTTGAACACTTTTATACGTCTGAAACGGTGGATCCATAAATGAATTGAACAGCTAATACAACGAGATATCAGGTAAAAAATAATGTTGTCTTTAAATGCAGTGTTTCAAATTTATGTTCTCTACAAATGATTTCAAGAATAACACTTAAAACATCACTACATATCTAACGCATATCTGTCATGtacgtaaataaataaaaacttgtTAAGTGTCTGTTAAAACTAAGGTGACAATACTGTAAATTAACTGAagtggttttatttattttgcagGTAATGTTTATTGAGAAAAGACACCAATCGGAGAACCAACGTTAGACAAGGAGTATTGTAAAGGTATTTCGTCTTAGCTCATCTCTGCTTGGCAATGCACATCGAGTACAGCATGTTTAAGCCACTAGATTTGTCTCACCTCATAGATATTCAGGGCCTCCTGACCAGACTGTAGCTACTATCTTGGTGTGGTGGTTGGGTTCACCTATAGTGATGACTCAGTCGACCTAGATTGGTTAAAATACTCACTTCTTTAGGTCCTACCACTTCAAGCAAGTTGATTAGAGAGTGGcataataaaaagtataaaaCTTAAGGCCCGAAGGTGCAGTTGTACTTCCGACTGTACTCTGGTGAAAAGACAAGACAATATGGTGTTTTCACTAGCCCACTAGGATCTGGAGTGATCCTCTCTCTTCACAACGGGAGGGAATTTGAAAATATCGAGGCTTAAAATTGCACACCCTACATGGGATCAGTGATTCCCAATGCTGGTAGTAAGGCCTGAAAAAAGGCGGAGCTAACACATCAAACACCAACCACAAACTGGTCGTGTGACCGGACTCGAGCGGTTGCCGCTTACGCTCTGAGGCCACGCTTTCGGATTTCTATGATCACCTTCAATCCAGTTTCCTTTTCGGGTCCCTTAAGAAGGAACATCCTTGAATAGTAGAGCAATTAGGACGTCGACACCGCCCTTATAACATCTAACAGTACTCAAGATGACCTTGTTCTGAGTGCTCACgaataatatatgtatataaacctGCTATTACTTTTTAACTTGAAATATTACCTTCTTCTGCTGATTCTTAAACTCCTGTGGATCCGAACCCTGCAAGGCGAATTGATTGGGATCAACCAGCGGGACAGCTACTCCACCGGTACGTGTTTTATTGGTATCTGACCCCTCTGTCCAATGGGTTATCTTTTTAGGATTCGGAGTACCCACTTCTTCAATTTCTTCCCGAAGGTACGCATTCGGTGTGCTCAGCCAGTGTGCACGTGAAAGCGAGAGTGTTTTGGCCTTCATCTCAGCAATAGCAGTAGCTCTGAAACAAGAATTCAACAAATCTTTACGGTGATATGGCCAAGAACAAACAGTATAGAAGAAAATAAGTACTCTCCCCTACTTACCTACTTTCCTCATCCCCATAGTATGAAGTTGCAAAAGATGAAACTGTAGGAGGTATCTCTACATCTTTGAGGCCACGAAGACCACGACCAAGACTAGTTGCACGACGGACATGGGCTGCGGCATCACGAGATTGTTGAGTGGAGTTATTATCCAGCAAATCTGCTGGCGGACGCTGGAGAGTTGATGCAGCAGTTGAACCCTGACGCACTTGACTTAGTCGGTAAACATAACCTGTATGGTATCCAGCAGAGTCCAATCTACGCATTAATGCCTCGAATTCAAGTTCTCCACGCCTCCAACCTGAACTACCAGTGACTTCGCCAACTCGCAGTTGAACAGCAGAAGGAGTACGTCCTACTGAGTGGGCGGCTTCTTGAGCTTCTTTGGTAGGGATAACCAATTCATCCAGACTAATGCTCGCCAAACGTAACTATAACAGCATAAGCACATACATCAAACAGTgcaaacaaaaagaaaataccATGACACTGAACAATATATTACAAGAAAAACCcataaatcaataaacaaacaagaatTAAAATGGTACCGTAACTCGTGGAGTAATGTGGTCATGTAATTTTCAATTTATGACAAGAATAATAAACAGTAAAATAAATATCACTTTAAAATATAATCCAAGTGTGAATGTATACTTCAAAAAAAGTTGATATATACTAAAGAGTGAGCAATGAGATTCTAACAATTCCTCAATATTATTTCAAACCAACCTGTGCTTCGCACGCTAACATGGATGTAAAAGCAATAAACCATGCTTCCTCAATTGACTGTCCCAAAGCTAAGAGACCATAACTACGAACCAATAAAACCATACAACTGGGAGATCTTTCCAAAAATATCCGAGATATTTCTGCTTTCTGTGCATCAAAATGACGCTTTTTACGAGAGTCTAAGTCTTCTTCTCCATTTTGCTGAAGattattcaaaacaattaaCGGGTCGTAAACAGCTGTCTCACCCAAAATCATGGCTTCTTGGCTGATTGGTAAAAGACCTGCATTTGTACATGATACCTGAAAAAAATTGGGTGTTAAAGTTAAATCGTTACACTATGAATGTTATCCACACAACAAACAATAGGATAAAGAAAATGTTTCCTGATcagaattcatatatatatatatatatatatatatatatatatatacagcaacCGGAAGAACCTCACAACTAAAAAGATTTTACACAAAAAACCTTaaatcgattattattattactattatcattattattgctgTTATTACCATTGTTACCATTAGTGGTAGCAGTCATTACTACCATTATCGTCATTACTGCTattattaactattattatttgtagaagtagtagtagtgtagtgaacaagaacataggtgaggacaaccaatgtattttaatacaaaatcacagaatatcttggtaaaataagAGAACCATACACTGAACACTTCATTTGCGAATTTCTATCGTCTGTCCTTCACATGCTTTATGATTCTTCCCATCTGCAATAGCCTTCTATTTCCgtttctattctcttcaacttgatcttcttagccttctgttGCTAGGGTTTCCACctccgattggtgttacatactacttatgtgtttgaaatacaacgattcataccacagaggctgttattggtgttctggacttaactggctgggctaggcagaagcaggaccgatacgtactctagactgctcgtacagttatcgtgtatcactgttccaatcgacaattcgctgttctctgattggcggtcttatcacatcatacgttaactaggcatccactcggccacaagtcaTAACATTATGTCGACAGGTATAAGTAACATACACTACAGTTGTAGTAACATTAACATCGTTAAAATTGTCAAACAGTGTAATGATATGGTTATAATAGTCTTATAACTTTCTTCAAAAAAACAGCTTTTTAATACTGAATATTAGTCACAGACTAAATTTGGTGTATTCAGTGTGCTTACGCCAGTAGAAATATCGACCATGATAGTAAAAAAAAGGCCTGAAGAGTATTTTAGATGTCTTGAGTAACAACGTAAACATGTTTGAGATGGGTTTCACCCACTTCTAAAAGCAAAGTGTTATTTCAAGAGTGATCCATGTCAATTCCCAAACTattgatagggagtgaagtgaTTGGGCACACTGATCGTAGTTTGCTCTGTTTTACGTCATGACTGTGAAAAAAGGCCCTTAAAAGCAGAGGACAATTAAAGGTTATTGGCatttgatcatagatgtctttGAAATAATGTGCAGGTATGTTGGGAACACTGAGTGAGCAATGCTGAAGTCGGACATAAGAAGTAAGGTAAATATGTGATGCCGACTGATGAAGCTGTGAATTTTTATCGAATGAAATGGTTGAAACATGTATCATAGCTGGTACTAGAGTAATCTGAAAGAAAACTAGGGACAATTAAACTAAGGCTcagcatcagttcatgaagcCATGAACTGTTAGACTGAACTGTATAGGTAGATGAGGGACTACCCCCTGAGGGTCGGAGTTATAATCGTGATCACTGTTTAGAGATGTGGATCACAATCAGTCAGCGGTGTAAATGCACTGATTTTTCACTAGCCCTAGATCCTTGCTATCAGTTTCAATATTACTAAATACTTTTACTCTGAGAATTCATTCGTTTTTATTGAACCATATTTCTATTAATATGAATACGACTATTACCGCGGTCTTGTTAATATGATATTGTTATGCTGtgatgtggcaacttggaccgataagTATTTGTCCAAGGTCCAACATCGCTCATTACTGACTGACTAACATAACAAATCAACGCGACAGCATAATAAtgagtaattaaaataaatttagaaaattgTTGTAATTTAGGTAAATTAGATTATATAACTCAAAACCCAATCAAATTTAAGTGAATGTCATGAACCGATTTAAATCTACTGAACTTCATATATTTTAGATTACATGATTTCCAGTACGAGATTGAGGAGAATGttggattttattgaaatcatgaaccgatctaagttacacaaacattgaaaacttggaaacactggacgatcatttagtcctagtattAGACTACtcaagtgcgcatccacgattgcgtttcagtggtctagaggttaggcttTGACAACTCCCGCttacaggatcgtggatgcgcaccgctgagttctatactaggacaaaatagcCCTTACAGTTTGTCAGTGGTAGTTTAACCTACATCGGTCcatgattttaataaaataatcttatttCGATCAACAACCATAGCGATTTTCATAACCTTTCCTTGACAACTACATAATAAATATCTCTAATTAACACTACGTTAATActtaatttaaaattttatagCCAAACCTCAAGTAAAAAAATGATGATCCAGTAAGGCCCTGTCCATAAACCCAATTACCAAGAATCAGTTTACCTACGTAAATAGGAAAAGATAATAGAATCGAACCTGTAGCGTTTCGTCATCTTATAAAAAAGGTTACTACTAGTAGCAGAAATAAGTGATGACAACAAAAAAACACCTGACTGGACAGCAAACATCTAACGCCCCGATAATTGAAGTTTGTAAATGTTTTACTAACAGAAGTAATTTTCGTGTTTGCTTTGTGGTTATTTGGATTATCATGGGAACCTAGCGGATTCCAAATTCCCATTCTTATGAAAAAAGAACCTACATAATATACCACTGCTAAACCGATTTCTGAGTACATTGACTTCCTAGAAGGTTAACGGTTACGtagaaataaaaatgtaaagTGTTAGCAATTGTTGAACAAAAATGAACTTACTGCTACTGCAGCTGAAGTACTTAGATGAATAATACACCTGACATCTGGTCTGGCACTGTGAACAGCTGCATGCAACATCCAACTCTGCCTATCGATGCCTAGATCAACAGATCCTTGAACCAAAATAGACCCTAAAGTGAAAAAAAGTATTTACATATTAGTTGCTAAGTAAACTTTGACTTATCTTAGATGACCACTGGATATTTTTCTCCCTTTTAACTATCATTAGTAAAGATAAGTGTAGAACTGCAAGTAAGTTAATTAATTATGTGAAAACATGGTTTATTGCAACAAATTTCAGAACAGATACACATAACAAAGTGTTACTATAAAATATCCAAAACAAGAGGATATATCTGAAAGCATGACTGTATATTGATGACAACACTTTCTGTATCGTACATAAGACATAACTAGGTCTAGCTAAATTTTGTCCTTTTGAAATAGATGTGCGAAAATTATATTCAGGCATAATTTATTCAGGCAGAACCATAAGgcttataaacaataaataaatacctaAAAATATCTTAATTGCAAAGAGAAAATAAAATACTTCAATTTACTATGTCATGCGGAATGCAGATGAACGATACCCAGTGACTTTTCAAAAATATTATGCTAACTGATGGGAAAATCTTTGTAAAGTTGGACCATGCTGATGCTTATTTACAGGTGGAAGTTGCTAAAAAATCGAGAGAACTGCTGACCATTAATACCCACCGTTGGTTGTTTCAGTATAATCGTCTACGATTGAGAGTTAAAATAGTCCCATCTATTTTGCAGCAACTAATGGATACCATCCTATCGGGTATTCCGGGATCACAATCTATCTTGACGATATCTTAATTGTTGCCACTTCGTTAGAAGAACTACAACAAAGAACGACGGCCGTGCTACAATGCATCAATAAGAATTAGTTCTTCAAAGTCACTTAAGTAATCGGGTCTCATCTTTGATGCCGAAGGCCGCCGACCAGGTCCCAAAAATACCCAAGCTATACAACTGATGCTTACTCCTAGTACGGTCTCCGCCCTATGATCATTTTTAGGATTAATTAGCTATTACTCGACATTCGTTTCGTCGATGCATGACATTCGAGACCCACTGAATTGTCTTCTGAATAAGAACACCACTTGGAATTGAACAAAAGAACGTGAAGTTGTTTGTTGCAAACTCAAGACGATTATTAGCTCGGCATTATTAATAgcgcactatgaccagtttatgcCAATCATTGTGGCTGCAGATGCTTCAGCTTTTGGACTTACGTTGTGTCCCGATAAggatagtgaatggtaactttgagatccatttatgaaccaatactatgcgtATAATtatatcgtataattgttaaataactaaactgttcatattcatgtttcccttattatgagctttattttgacctatgaactattgttatacgcTTTACCACtcttgaattatgccctgtctatcattTACTGTCTCTCTTATTTACAGCCACATCTAGCTGATGTTTTTAATTTAACTAAAGGTCAACACAATCACATCCGTGTTTCAGATGAAGTCAAAATCAGTACTATTTAGGAAGCGTACATTATTGatacaaatagaaaaaaaatacgAACAAAACCAAGGAATAGGTGaacttattatatatatatgtaacaaAACATTGCGTTCACTAAATAGCATACAGCTTTAAAAACAATTGAAAGTGACCTAATTTTACTGAATTACGATGACAATAACAATAGggggaattatatatatatatatatatatatatatatatatatcaataacatATTCAAGTTCAGAACATAATCAAATTTACTAGTTAAGCGCATAATTTAAGTTTGTAACCAGCAGTAAGAATAGTTCCAAATCTATCTAGCCATCAACAGTTTAAGACCTTGCACAGTTCCTTGTTTGTATAAGTTGCTACCCATCATATCAGCGGAGAAAACTAATGATATTAAGTCCAAAGAAGTTGAAGAGTAGTAGTAATGAACCAAGCATAAAAAAGAACAGATGAAGTTTAAAAATTATAGGTATAATATATGATACACaagtattgtagtgtggtctacttatatacatataagtagtatatggtggtggttagacatagaatgtattttggcagaagagcgataaggaaagaactgaaatgaagcgcaattggtaggaaaatgcacaaacaatggaattagagaagatggattgatatttacagaaggaacagtgaagattgagacaattgatgattattttgcaaattaactgttcgctgtatggttatcagaatttagcgagatagtctgtaatttgtatctaaatacattcgattgtccccaaatAGTGTTCTTTTTCACTACAGTATAAGTTGTGTGCATGATCGGTAAGGTGTTATAAATCAACCGAGAGAAATGTGAACCTTTGACATTAAAACCCCACAAGTTTCCTAACAAGAATGGAAATGGTTTGGGAAGGGTAATATTTCGATAAAATATTTCTACATATTAATCGTCAATGGGTAACCTATTCTGTTCTCATAGTCCATATCTTTAAAAACCAAGAACAGCTAACTAGAGACATCTGCCTAAAAACGAAACCAACACTAATTTCCTCCTGTATTTATAGATTTTCTCAAACTAACAACTTAAACCAATCCCTTAGCCTAGCAGCAGGGCTGCGGTACTGCCatggtgcccagaccgaagcaggtggttttcttatgggggCTACACCAGGAACCTTTAACctagaggtctgatccacaaggcagtggagcatcgtaagcagatgcagtcccatggtagccggtgatcaacaataggttcatacgccatttgttccgtcaggatcctggagcccatgtgcaccattagtttggaatcagggttttccaactcccctaggtgaactttccgtgtccaccaacctggttaaagcgctggacattcgcttttcatcctctcaatttcgtagacaacaccctTTCTGTGAGAAGGTAGTAAGTAGAGCTTCCCTAGCAaagactgtatacgcgtggccgtgtgagagcatttcgagagggagggcggccccccccactctcggtcatacaatggcatttgggggctatgaTAACTcctgaatatatatttaaatcagGTAGAAGATAGAACACAAATTTGAAAGTGCTAAGTATATACGAATCACAGTATACGGTAGGAAAATGACTATAAAATCGTCAGTACTCTAATGATcagtttaaaatttattcatattatttacCTTCAAGGTTAATTTTTACGAAAGAAGAGGCGGTTAGTTCGTTGTACAATAAACCAATGGGATTGATCAGGTATTCATCAGTATCTCGAGACACCCGAGCCTAGAATAAAAGTTTAAGGTGACAATTTGATGAAATCAGATATTTATATCTTATAGAAAATATCTAACAAATCCATTTATTAGCtcagtttataaatattttacttaGAAAACAATGGAGACTGGTTGGCGATTATACAAATTACTCGAACAACTACCAATAACTAAACAGAGTAAATGAAGACACAACTCATATGTTTCTTCGTAATATACATAATATCAATCGTTAATGACAGttcaataaatatttgaaagtCATAGACGAGGTCGCTTAACTCTCATATCTCCTTACAGCAGATACGAAACAAAATCACACTAAATTTACTATGGTTCGGCTTCTTGAGTCGTATTCTACATATATCTATAGTGAGTCATATCTTACCGTATATGATTTCAGGGACATCTAGGATGAAATTTTTTCAAAAAGTGGGATAATGGGCAACCTTGACAAACGCCACTTAACGTAGCCAGCTCAAACGACAATTCTCCATAAGCCTTGCGTTAATCTATAGTATTCGAGTAGAGAGtattcaaaaggtttatgtacttcccTGACAGGTTTTTTAGAGACAGATACCGAGATTAAACTTCCTGATCAACAAAGTCGAAAGCAAATCAAAAAATACAACTGTATTCAAGTGTCGGTAAGTATCCCTACATTTCGAAACCCGAAGAGTGAATATGTTTGAATCATACATCCAGGTCTAAAACCAGCTCCGATTAAACAACAGATGGTTATGTATATTAACATTTCAGATACAACGCTATTCAAACTAAATCAATCATTCTAGACATATCAGACATCAACTGACAAGTGGCTTTCGC is part of the Schistosoma mansoni strain Puerto Rico chromosome 1, complete genome genome and harbors:
- a CDS encoding adducin related protein, producing MAVDVHKEVSRTKFIDRIDVNNEDYTRELLRPPDIKEDVKLMQERSRVSLILRSAYFRKELEKIVASSLKSGCLNANVIALKQIIEYLTPQTRLGSSAFTRGATVPVVPINDLRTAQLGSYVKGERLIRCKLASVYRLVDIFGWNTGINNHITARVSRDTDEYLINPIGLLYNELTASSFVKINLEGSILVQGSVDLGIDRQSWMLHAAVHSARPDVRCIIHLSTSAAVAVSCTNAGLLPISQEAMILGETAVYDPLIVLNNLQQNGEEDLDSRKKRHFDAQKAEISRIFLERSPSCMVLLVRSYGLLALGQSIEEAWFIAFTSMLACEAQLRLASISLDELVIPTKEAQEAAHSVGRTPSAVQLRVGEVTGSSGWRRGELEFEALMRRLDSAGYHTGYVYRLSQVRQGSTAASTLQRPPADLLDNNSTQQSRDAAAHVRRATSLGRGLRGLKDVEIPPTVSSFATSYYGDEESRATAIAEMKAKTLSLSRAHWLSTPNAYLREEIEEVGTPNPKKITHWTEGSDTNKTRTGGVAVPLVDPNQFALQGSDPQEFKNQQKKVKDKYYKDVRSAGPKSRILQGIDLEDESDETDGGIASPKVVSPKGTLLRLDPSNPPSLEPGHVVVVGAASKGIINRNQRHNVGVYQSVYSPNPFDRMTDEDLERYKENVERKAKGLPSLEEEEARARIEEARQAVVVAREAMEAASRMGSEQNYHGEPSLDVSRIHAVRSDTSGAEASHDDTEKETRKDDSILERKKKRRFKMPSFARKSKIKESKEKK